From the genome of Virgibacillus siamensis, one region includes:
- a CDS encoding pseudouridine synthase, whose amino-acid sequence MERLQKVIAQSGVTSRRKAEKLIMEGKVKVNNKVVTELGTKVSGNDEVEVNGVKLEKEAPVYYMFYKPRGVISSLRDDKGRKVVMDFLKEVPERIYPVGRLDYDTSGILLLTNDGEFANLLMHPSHGVEKVYVCKVKGIPDKQDLAKLKKGVKSDGELLRAVGYKIMRVERKKNTMLLEITLNEGKNRHIRRMMEEIGFPVSKLKREKYGLLTLEGMQPGDFRPLNPKEVKKMRQVSR is encoded by the coding sequence ATGGAACGATTACAAAAGGTGATTGCGCAGAGCGGGGTCACTTCCCGAAGAAAAGCCGAAAAACTTATTATGGAAGGAAAAGTTAAGGTCAATAATAAAGTTGTAACAGAGCTCGGGACAAAAGTTTCCGGAAATGATGAGGTTGAGGTAAATGGTGTAAAGCTGGAGAAGGAAGCTCCGGTTTACTATATGTTCTACAAACCAAGAGGCGTTATTTCCAGTTTAAGAGATGATAAAGGCAGAAAAGTCGTGATGGATTTTCTAAAGGAAGTGCCGGAACGAATTTATCCGGTTGGCAGGCTGGATTACGATACATCCGGAATATTACTGCTTACGAATGATGGCGAGTTTGCCAACTTGCTGATGCATCCCAGTCATGGCGTTGAAAAGGTATACGTATGTAAAGTAAAGGGAATACCTGATAAACAGGATTTAGCCAAGTTAAAAAAAGGTGTTAAATCTGATGGCGAGTTGTTAAGGGCAGTTGGTTATAAAATTATGCGTGTCGAAAGAAAAAAGAATACAATGTTATTGGAAATAACACTGAATGAAGGAAAAAACAGACATATCAGGCGCATGATGGAGGAGATAGGCTTTCCGGTTTCCAAATTAAAACGTGAGAAGTATGGATTGCTTACATTGGAAGGTATGCAGCCCGGTGATTTCCGTCCACTGAATCCGAAAGAAGTAAAAAAAATGCGTCAAGTATCACGATGA
- a CDS encoding spore maturation protein, with amino-acid sequence MGVITSISTWLIPCFILVVLVVATWKKVPTYEMFVEGGKEGVKMAFSLLPFLVGMIVSISILRSSGALEALIGIISPLLIQIGVPPDIVPLAIVRPISGTAALGMTTELISTHGPDSFIGRLASTMQGSTDTTLYILTVYFGAVGIRKMGYALKVGLLADLVGIIASIIIVTIIFG; translated from the coding sequence ATGGGAGTGATAACTTCAATCAGTACATGGCTGATTCCTTGTTTTATATTGGTTGTGTTGGTTGTTGCAACCTGGAAAAAGGTCCCAACCTATGAAATGTTCGTTGAAGGAGGAAAAGAAGGTGTCAAAATGGCATTTTCTTTACTTCCTTTTTTAGTAGGGATGATTGTATCCATTTCAATCTTGCGGAGTTCCGGTGCTTTGGAAGCCTTAATAGGAATCATATCCCCCCTGCTTATCCAAATAGGTGTCCCTCCCGATATTGTACCGTTAGCAATTGTCAGACCGATATCCGGGACTGCTGCACTTGGAATGACAACAGAATTAATCAGCACACATGGACCTGATTCATTTATCGGTCGCCTGGCTTCCACGATGCAAGGAAGTACAGATACAACCCTCTATATTCTAACCGTTTATTTCGGCGCTGTCGGAATCCGAAAAATGGGATATGCCCTAAAGGTTGGACTACTAGCTGACTTAGTTGGTATAATTGCCTCGATTATCATTGTTACAATAATATTTGGATAA
- a CDS encoding nucleoside recognition domain-containing protein — MVNLIWAAMAGIGIIYAMFNGTMEEVNKALFESANEAVTLSIGLISVLVFWLGIMKVAEKAGILKVLIKAFRPFVARIFPDIPKDHPAMGYILSNFTANIFGLGNAATPMGIKAMEQMKELSGTNTASRSMITFLALNTSSLTLIPTTVIAIRMQYKSVAPTEIVGTTIIATIISSLSALLIDRFFYYRSIRRK; from the coding sequence ATGGTAAATCTGATATGGGCTGCGATGGCCGGAATTGGGATAATTTATGCAATGTTTAATGGAACGATGGAAGAGGTCAATAAAGCTTTGTTTGAAAGTGCAAATGAGGCAGTAACCTTATCGATTGGGCTAATTAGTGTCCTTGTATTTTGGCTTGGGATAATGAAGGTCGCTGAAAAAGCAGGAATCCTGAAAGTATTAATTAAGGCGTTCAGACCATTTGTTGCACGCATCTTTCCAGACATACCCAAAGACCACCCTGCAATGGGATACATTCTGTCAAATTTCACCGCCAATATTTTTGGTCTGGGAAATGCTGCAACACCGATGGGCATCAAAGCAATGGAACAAATGAAGGAATTGAGCGGCACAAATACAGCATCACGCTCCATGATAACTTTTCTTGCATTGAATACATCAAGTCTCACCTTAATACCAACCACAGTGATTGCCATCCGAATGCAATATAAATCGGTTGCCCCGACTGAAATTGTTGGTACAACGATCATAGCGACAATCATTTCTTCCCTAAGTGCATTATTAATAGACCGGTTTTTTTACTATAGAAGTATCAGGAGGAAATAA
- a CDS encoding D-alanyl-D-alanine carboxypeptidase family protein: MRHIFIAISLIISLIVFPAIGQAKPSVSANNAVLMEQSSGRVLFAKAAHEKQPIASITKIMTAIIAIESGMMNETVTVSKKSVYTEGSSIYLEQGEKIKLKDLVYGLMLRSGNDAAVAISEHVGGSVEGFVHMMNKKAKWIGMTNTSFANPHGLDADNHYSTAYDMALLMRYAMKNKQFRKITGTTSFQSENRSYSWMNKNKLLTKLYKYCTGGKTGYTQVAGRTLVSTAKKNKMDLIAVTLNGPDDWQDHISLFEWGFDKFDMKTIGNKGKVEYNLDDASESTIGYLHHDITYPLNYNELQSLESKSFILKDATDVSTDIIGKTIYFIDSVPVLETPIYAEKKRETSFLSSLNKVYKQLMGLY; encoded by the coding sequence ATGCGGCATATCTTTATTGCAATAAGCCTGATTATCAGTTTAATAGTTTTTCCGGCAATCGGACAAGCAAAACCAAGCGTTTCTGCCAACAATGCGGTGCTGATGGAGCAGTCTTCAGGCAGGGTATTATTTGCTAAAGCTGCACACGAAAAGCAGCCTATCGCGAGTATAACCAAAATTATGACCGCAATCATCGCAATTGAATCAGGTATGATGAACGAAACAGTTACTGTGAGCAAAAAATCGGTATATACAGAAGGATCCTCCATTTATTTGGAACAGGGAGAAAAAATAAAACTAAAGGATCTGGTTTACGGCCTTATGCTTCGCTCCGGGAATGATGCTGCTGTGGCAATCAGTGAGCATGTCGGCGGAAGTGTTGAAGGATTCGTTCACATGATGAATAAAAAAGCAAAATGGATTGGTATGACGAACACTTCGTTTGCAAATCCACACGGGCTGGATGCGGACAATCATTATTCGACTGCATATGATATGGCTCTGCTAATGCGTTACGCCATGAAAAACAAGCAGTTTCGGAAAATTACCGGGACAACATCCTTTCAATCAGAAAACAGGTCATACTCGTGGATGAACAAAAATAAATTATTAACCAAATTATATAAATATTGTACAGGGGGAAAAACGGGATATACGCAAGTTGCAGGAAGGACGCTCGTATCAACAGCTAAAAAGAACAAAATGGATCTTATTGCAGTGACGCTGAATGGACCGGATGACTGGCAGGATCATATTTCGTTGTTTGAATGGGGATTTGACAAGTTTGACATGAAAACGATTGGAAATAAAGGGAAGGTCGAATATAATCTCGATGACGCTTCGGAGAGTACGATCGGTTATTTGCACCATGATATTACGTATCCATTAAACTACAACGAATTGCAATCTTTAGAAAGTAAATCATTTATTCTAAAAGACGCAACTGATGTTTCTACAGATATAATCGGAAAAACCATTTATTTTATCGATTCAGTGCCTGTACTTGAAACACCCATTTATGCAGAAAAAAAACGTGAGACAAGTTTCCTGTCATCTTTGAATAAAGTGTATAAACAGCTAATGGGGCTGTATTAA
- the scpB gene encoding SMC-Scp complex subunit ScpB, whose protein sequence is MELNELKAIIEGLLFASGDEGISKKQLSTILEITETTVSHTLDELKSDYDCTDRGIMLIHSRNAFHLTTKPEHSNYFRKYLESPQISKMSQAALETLAIIAYRQPITRTEIEEIRGVKSDRPVQTLVARSLIEEVGRREGIGRPILFATTKDFLTYFGLTSLEELPPLPENEDEAEQDADLFFGKMQDDLNT, encoded by the coding sequence TTGGAATTAAATGAATTGAAGGCTATTATTGAAGGATTGTTATTTGCGAGTGGGGATGAAGGGATTTCCAAAAAGCAATTATCAACAATCCTTGAAATAACGGAAACAACTGTAAGCCATACCCTTGATGAATTGAAATCTGATTATGATTGTACAGACCGGGGGATCATGCTTATTCATTCACGGAATGCCTTCCATCTGACTACAAAACCGGAACACAGCAATTATTTCAGAAAATATCTGGAGTCCCCCCAGATATCAAAAATGTCTCAGGCAGCATTGGAGACACTTGCCATCATAGCGTATCGCCAGCCGATTACAAGAACTGAAATCGAAGAAATCCGCGGTGTTAAAAGTGATCGGCCGGTACAGACACTTGTTGCCAGGTCCTTGATTGAGGAAGTGGGAAGAAGAGAAGGCATTGGTCGTCCCATTCTTTTTGCTACAACAAAAGATTTTCTGACCTACTTTGGACTGACATCGCTGGAGGAACTTCCGCCGCTTCCGGAAAATGAAGATGAAGCTGAACAAGATGCTGATTTGTTTTTTGGAAAAATGCAGGATGACCTTAATACATGA
- a CDS encoding segregation/condensation protein A encodes MNKPYEVKLDAFEGPLDLLLHLVNQYEIDIYDIPVAKITEQYMHYIHAMQQLELNVASEYLVMAATLLAIKSQMLLPAQEMDEEDDEYMEDPRDELMQRLIEYRKYKAAAEKLKEKEHDEHQIFTRPPVAFEYVERNRPIEKSDTSIYDMLHALEKVFERKEWNKPLETKVQSGEIPIEQRMTEVLEIVKASEKGVSFDHLFEIPSKAHIVATFMAVLELMKEHEVHCVQKKHFDALYVVYMGA; translated from the coding sequence ATGAATAAACCTTATGAAGTAAAACTGGATGCATTCGAGGGACCTCTTGACCTGCTTCTTCATTTGGTTAACCAGTATGAAATTGATATATATGATATACCTGTGGCCAAAATCACCGAACAGTATATGCATTACATCCATGCGATGCAGCAGCTGGAGCTCAATGTTGCCAGTGAATATCTTGTCATGGCTGCTACTTTACTTGCAATTAAAAGCCAGATGCTCCTGCCTGCTCAAGAAATGGATGAAGAAGATGATGAATATATGGAAGACCCCCGTGATGAACTAATGCAGCGCCTAATTGAGTATAGAAAATATAAAGCAGCCGCGGAAAAGCTGAAAGAAAAAGAACATGATGAACATCAGATCTTTACCCGCCCGCCGGTTGCCTTTGAGTACGTCGAACGAAACCGGCCGATCGAAAAAAGTGACACCTCAATTTATGATATGCTCCATGCACTGGAAAAGGTATTTGAACGGAAAGAGTGGAATAAACCTTTGGAAACGAAGGTACAGAGCGGAGAAATACCTATTGAACAGCGGATGACTGAAGTGCTGGAAATTGTGAAGGCATCGGAAAAAGGAGTTTCGTTTGATCACTTATTTGAAATACCATCCAAAGCGCATATTGTTGCTACATTCATGGCAGTACTGGAACTAATGAAAGAACATGAGGTTCATTGTGTTCAAAAAAAACATTTTGATGCATTATATGTTGTATACATGGGGGCATGA
- a CDS encoding YjcZ family sporulation protein translates to MSGNYGGGFALIVVLFILLIIVGAAWM, encoded by the coding sequence ATGAGTGGCAACTATGGTGGAGGATTTGCGCTAATCGTAGTACTGTTCATTCTGCTCATTATCGTTGGTGCTGCCTGGATGTAA
- a CDS encoding GNAT family N-acetyltransferase, translated as MLIRYKKNMEKIAMGLLSFMPEGKDVKKLQQTIKEYETNPDWQLFLWKEEDIIGAIGVKIEDEINAVVQHISVNPSHRNMGIGKKMIEEVEKIYSEKYAVCADEFTQEFYNKYCDCQKKQ; from the coding sequence ATGTTAATTCGTTACAAAAAGAATATGGAAAAAATCGCAATGGGGTTATTATCATTTATGCCCGAAGGTAAAGATGTGAAAAAATTGCAGCAAACCATAAAGGAATATGAAACGAATCCCGACTGGCAACTCTTCTTATGGAAGGAAGAAGATATAATCGGTGCAATAGGAGTAAAAATAGAAGATGAGATTAATGCTGTCGTACAGCATATCTCGGTTAACCCATCCCATCGGAATATGGGCATCGGCAAAAAAATGATAGAAGAAGTGGAGAAAATTTACAGTGAAAAATACGCTGTTTGTGCGGATGAGTTTACTCAGGAATTTTACAATAAATACTGTGATTGCCAAAAGAAACAATGA
- a CDS encoding site-2 protease family protein has product MDVYTLLYLVFVVAPIGTFVHESGHALGASLVKANSIFLTIGTGRRVYEFTLRNIQVIIHLYFFIGGSVSSEREVPFDRFEKIWIAAAGPICNSLLAIMLWYVNSIYPHYSIVLLALFNFWVAGINIIPFQIRGRQSDGCRILMALIQK; this is encoded by the coding sequence ATGGACGTTTATACACTTCTTTATCTGGTATTCGTAGTTGCGCCAATCGGTACATTTGTTCATGAGAGCGGTCATGCATTAGGCGCTTCACTAGTCAAGGCAAACAGCATTTTTCTGACCATCGGAACAGGCAGAAGGGTTTATGAATTTACATTACGAAACATTCAAGTGATCATTCATTTGTATTTTTTTATTGGAGGAAGTGTATCCAGCGAGCGGGAAGTGCCGTTTGACCGTTTTGAAAAAATCTGGATTGCCGCTGCGGGCCCCATATGCAATAGTTTGCTTGCCATTATGTTGTGGTATGTAAACAGCATTTATCCACACTATTCAATTGTACTGCTTGCACTATTTAACTTTTGGGTAGCTGGAATAAATATAATTCCCTTTCAAATACGCGGAAGACAATCAGACGGCTGCCGAATCTTGATGGCGCTTATTCAGAAATAA
- a CDS encoding peptidylprolyl isomerase — translation MNKTGYILMENGNKIEFELYPNEAPNTVANFEKLANEQFYDGLTFHRVIPGFVSQGGCPNGNGTGSAGYTINCETEGNPHTHVEGSLSMAHAGKDTGSCQFFVVHEPQPHLNGVHTVFGQVTSGIEHAKAMKNGDAMKEIRVVSE, via the coding sequence ATGAATAAAACCGGGTATATATTAATGGAAAATGGTAATAAAATTGAATTTGAACTTTATCCAAACGAAGCACCGAATACAGTAGCCAACTTCGAAAAACTGGCTAATGAGCAATTTTATGATGGGCTGACTTTTCACCGGGTAATACCAGGGTTTGTCAGTCAAGGCGGCTGTCCAAATGGAAATGGAACGGGTTCAGCCGGGTACACAATCAATTGTGAAACAGAAGGAAATCCGCATACACATGTTGAAGGATCGTTATCGATGGCACACGCCGGTAAAGATACTGGAAGCTGTCAATTTTTTGTTGTACATGAACCACAACCACATTTAAACGGTGTTCATACAGTTTTTGGTCAGGTAACATCAGGAATTGAACATGCAAAAGCTATGAAAAACGGGGATGCAATGAAGGAAATAAGGGTAGTCTCTGAGTAA
- the lysA gene encoding diaminopimelate decarboxylase: protein MTLENYPFTINGKGHLEIGGMDSMKLVSEYGSPLYVYDVSVIRNNCREFMDTFKKLNVKAQVAYASKAFSSIAMLQVMKQENLSLDVVSQGELYTALQADFPVEKIHMHGNNKSRDELAMAIENNVGCIVVDNFYEINLITSLLEQYGKEMDVLMRVTPGIESKTHRYIMTGNEDSKFGFNLHNGQADQAFLQLTEHRKIRFKGLHCHIGSQIFETDGFKLAAEMLFKKLKLWKDQYDYTPDVLNLGGGFGIRYTDEDNPLPYSAYVEELVKTVKKHAASLEIPIPEIWIEPGRSIAGNAGLTLYTIGSIKEIPDVRTYISVDGGLTDNLRPALYQARYEGLLANKADAELSGDVSVAGKCCESGDMLIWDLPLPEVESGDVLAVFSTGAYGYSMANHYNRFPNAAVVFVENGRDKLVVKRETYKDLVKNDLPYEE from the coding sequence ATGACACTGGAAAATTACCCATTCACTATTAACGGGAAGGGCCATTTGGAAATCGGTGGAATGGATTCAATGAAATTGGTTTCCGAATATGGAAGTCCGTTGTACGTATATGATGTATCTGTAATTCGGAACAACTGCAGGGAATTCATGGATACTTTTAAAAAACTAAACGTTAAAGCACAGGTTGCATACGCAAGTAAAGCTTTTTCTTCGATTGCAATGCTCCAGGTGATGAAACAGGAAAACTTAAGTTTGGATGTTGTGTCACAAGGAGAGCTGTACACAGCATTACAGGCTGATTTTCCAGTCGAAAAAATTCACATGCATGGAAATAATAAAAGCCGGGATGAACTTGCCATGGCGATCGAGAATAATGTTGGTTGTATTGTAGTTGATAATTTTTACGAGATTAATTTAATCACGAGTTTGTTGGAGCAGTACGGAAAAGAAATGGATGTCCTTATGCGTGTTACGCCAGGGATTGAATCAAAAACACATAGGTATATTATGACTGGAAATGAAGATTCGAAATTTGGGTTTAATCTTCATAATGGTCAAGCTGATCAAGCGTTTTTGCAATTAACAGAACACCGCAAAATCCGATTCAAGGGTCTTCATTGCCATATTGGTTCACAAATATTTGAAACAGATGGATTTAAACTTGCTGCGGAAATGTTATTCAAAAAATTGAAGTTATGGAAAGACCAATATGATTATACACCGGATGTTCTGAATCTTGGAGGAGGATTCGGTATTCGATACACAGATGAGGATAACCCGCTTCCATATTCCGCTTATGTCGAAGAACTCGTGAAAACAGTAAAAAAACATGCCGCCTCTCTTGAAATACCAATACCGGAAATTTGGATTGAGCCAGGTCGTTCAATTGCCGGAAACGCAGGATTGACTTTGTATACGATTGGTTCAATTAAAGAAATTCCGGATGTTCGCACGTATATTTCCGTAGACGGTGGATTAACGGATAATTTAAGACCAGCACTTTATCAGGCTAGATATGAGGGATTACTAGCGAATAAAGCTGATGCTGAACTTTCCGGAGATGTTTCTGTAGCAGGTAAATGTTGCGAATCGGGTGATATGCTGATTTGGGATTTACCATTGCCTGAGGTTGAAAGCGGAGATGTATTAGCTGTTTTTTCAACAGGTGCTTACGGTTATTCTATGGCAAATCATTACAACAGATTTCCGAATGCTGCTGTTGTTTTTGTGGAAAACGGCCGGGACAAGCTCGTTGTAAAACGGGAAACCTACAAAGATTTAGTGAAAAATGATTTGCCTTATGAAGAATAG
- a CDS encoding spore germination protein, which yields MKMRDDVTLVSGKVKENEAYMKDKIGLGTSFDLGFRELTLLKTKVQIYYLTGLCDTSVIAEVIKKLVDINDSERERRKIPEIIHNRIIHQQVIETENMDEVVDQLLSGLIVIFVNGEKHSFIVDVRHYPGRTPQEPDTEHVVRGSRDGYTENIIENTALTRRRIRDARLRMEMLKVGERSKTDLCVCYLSDVADEGLIEVIKKKIEDIEIDGISMADKTIEEFIVQRGWNPYPLVRYTERPDVASSHLLEGHVLLMVDTSPSIIILPTTYFHHVQHAEEYRQAPMVGTFIRWVRFLAILASIFLLPLWLLFVIEPSLLPQQLAFIGPQEEGNVPIVLQIILADLGVEFLRMAAIHTPTPLSTAMGLIAAVLIGQIAIDVGMFGPEVILYVSVSAIGSYVTPSYELSVANKLTRFVLIVVTGLFGVIGFAVGFTAFILYLVRLKSIRTPYLWPFLPFNAGAIVQILIRVPVPKSNKRPSIVHPRNNYRQPVKR from the coding sequence ATGAAAATGCGTGATGATGTGACATTGGTCTCCGGAAAAGTTAAAGAAAATGAAGCATACATGAAAGACAAAATCGGTCTGGGTACATCGTTTGATCTGGGGTTTCGGGAATTAACCCTGTTGAAAACAAAAGTTCAGATTTATTATTTAACAGGACTTTGTGATACATCTGTTATTGCAGAAGTAATAAAAAAATTAGTCGATATTAATGATAGTGAGCGGGAACGAAGAAAGATACCCGAAATCATACACAACCGGATTATACATCAACAAGTAATAGAAACAGAAAATATGGATGAAGTGGTGGATCAGTTATTGTCCGGTTTGATTGTTATTTTCGTGAATGGAGAAAAACATTCCTTCATTGTTGATGTACGGCATTACCCGGGGCGTACTCCCCAGGAACCGGATACAGAACATGTTGTACGTGGATCTCGGGATGGATATACGGAAAACATCATCGAAAATACTGCTTTAACAAGAAGGCGAATACGTGATGCCAGACTTCGCATGGAAATGTTGAAAGTGGGAGAGCGATCGAAGACAGATTTATGCGTTTGTTATTTAAGCGATGTTGCGGATGAAGGTTTAATTGAAGTTATTAAAAAGAAAATTGAGGATATTGAAATCGATGGCATATCAATGGCAGACAAAACAATTGAAGAATTTATTGTGCAGCGGGGATGGAATCCTTATCCATTGGTACGTTATACAGAACGTCCTGATGTAGCTTCCAGCCATTTACTGGAAGGCCATGTGTTGTTGATGGTTGATACATCACCGAGCATTATTATTTTGCCGACCACCTATTTTCATCATGTCCAACATGCAGAAGAATACCGGCAGGCGCCAATGGTCGGTACATTTATAAGATGGGTAAGGTTTTTGGCAATCCTTGCGTCCATCTTTTTACTGCCGCTATGGCTATTGTTTGTAATTGAGCCGTCTTTACTTCCGCAGCAACTGGCGTTTATTGGACCGCAAGAGGAAGGCAATGTACCAATCGTACTGCAAATTATATTAGCGGATCTTGGTGTGGAATTTTTACGAATGGCCGCAATCCATACACCGACACCCCTGTCAACAGCAATGGGCTTGATTGCTGCTGTACTGATTGGTCAAATAGCCATTGATGTAGGAATGTTTGGCCCCGAAGTTATTTTATACGTTTCTGTAAGTGCTATCGGATCGTATGTTACCCCAAGTTATGAACTAAGTGTTGCAAATAAACTAACGCGATTTGTGCTGATTGTTGTGACAGGATTATTTGGAGTGATTGGATTTGCTGTTGGATTTACCGCGTTTATTTTATACCTCGTACGACTTAAATCAATCCGAACCCCTTACTTATGGCCGTTTTTGCCGTTCAATGCAGGTGCGATTGTTCAAATTCTTATTCGAGTGCCGGTTCCAAAATCCAATAAGCGTCCAAGCATTGTACACCCGCGAAATAATTACCGCCAGCCTGTTAAACGGTAA
- a CDS encoding stage V sporulation protein AB — translation MIPNLFISILEVIIGLAGGLAVGGGFVAFLTVLGIIPRLIQLSRTAKYIHVYVISVITGTLFGTYMSFAEVNWDQPTAVLILWGTFHGIFNGMLAAALTEVLNVFPIISKRIRMEDKLLWFLMAIVFGKIAGSIFQWTFFMK, via the coding sequence ATGATACCAAACCTTTTCATTAGCATATTGGAGGTCATAATTGGTCTTGCTGGTGGATTGGCGGTTGGGGGAGGATTTGTTGCTTTTCTGACTGTATTGGGTATTATTCCGAGATTAATTCAATTAAGCCGTACCGCAAAATATATACACGTATATGTTATCAGTGTCATAACAGGAACATTATTCGGCACGTATATGTCTTTTGCGGAAGTAAATTGGGATCAACCGACGGCAGTTTTGATTTTGTGGGGAACATTCCACGGTATTTTTAATGGAATGCTTGCAGCGGCACTTACGGAAGTATTAAATGTGTTTCCGATTATTTCCAAACGTATAAGAATGGAAGATAAACTGTTATGGTTTCTGATGGCAATCGTATTTGGGAAGATTGCCGGCTCCATTTTTCAATGGACGTTTTTTATGAAGTGA
- a CDS encoding stage V sporulation protein AA — MDNIIYLRMKKNVELNKMQRLYLKDIAYISAPSALKSKLENTFIYNITEKDQNIIIIDSFIVIDHLNEQYSGLEFQLIGPAQSIIRIKKVKKTPSILLASIVWILLFIGTAMTIMNFHYDVSMQEVQQKLHLLLTGEENEYPLWIQIPYSFGLGIGMLLFFNHWFTKRFNEEPSPLEVEIYNYQQDLDQYVSYYENRLNDTKPFH; from the coding sequence ATGGATAACATCATTTATCTCCGGATGAAGAAAAATGTGGAACTGAACAAAATGCAGCGTTTGTATTTAAAGGATATCGCGTATATATCAGCGCCTTCAGCGCTTAAATCCAAGTTGGAGAATACCTTTATCTACAACATAACAGAAAAAGATCAAAACATAATCATCATTGATAGCTTTATCGTTATTGACCATTTAAACGAGCAATATTCAGGACTGGAGTTTCAGCTTATTGGGCCGGCACAGTCAATTATCCGAATCAAAAAAGTAAAAAAAACACCAAGTATACTGCTTGCATCCATTGTTTGGATTCTTTTGTTTATCGGAACGGCCATGACGATTATGAATTTTCATTATGATGTTAGTATGCAGGAAGTTCAGCAAAAGCTGCATTTATTATTGACCGGTGAAGAAAATGAATACCCATTGTGGATACAAATTCCTTATTCATTCGGATTGGGCATTGGTATGCTGCTATTCTTCAATCATTGGTTCACCAAACGGTTCAATGAAGAACCCAGTCCGCTTGAAGTTGAAATTTATAATTACCAGCAGGATTTGGATCAATACGTCAGTTACTATGAAAACCGGTTAAATGATACCAAACCTTTTCATTAG
- the sigF gene encoding RNA polymerase sporulation sigma factor SigF translates to MDVNVKKDDYNDQREALTDEQVKEYIYKSQHGDKESRDILVERNVRLVWSVVQRFISRGYDPDDLFQIGSIGLIKAIDKFDLSYDVRFSTYAVPMIIGEIQRFIRDDGSVKVSRSLKETGNKIRKKRDELTKQLGRSPAIHEIADALDISPEDVVHAEDAAKAPHSIHETVFENDGDPITLLDQIAEEDTNWFDKLTLQEAIRGLNERERLIVYLRYYKDRTQSEVAERLGISQVQVSRLEKKILYEMKVNMNQ, encoded by the coding sequence ATGGATGTAAATGTTAAAAAAGATGATTACAATGATCAGAGAGAGGCTTTAACAGATGAACAGGTAAAAGAATATATTTATAAAAGCCAACATGGCGATAAAGAATCCAGGGATATTTTGGTCGAAAGAAACGTCAGGCTTGTCTGGTCCGTTGTCCAGCGATTTATCAGCAGAGGCTATGATCCGGATGATTTATTTCAAATCGGAAGTATCGGGCTTATCAAAGCGATTGATAAATTTGATTTGTCATATGATGTACGATTTTCCACGTATGCGGTTCCGATGATTATCGGGGAAATCCAACGATTCATCCGTGATGACGGAAGTGTTAAAGTCAGCAGATCCCTGAAAGAGACTGGAAATAAAATCAGAAAAAAACGGGACGAGCTGACGAAACAACTTGGAAGATCGCCTGCCATCCATGAAATAGCTGATGCTTTGGATATTTCGCCAGAGGATGTTGTGCATGCAGAAGATGCAGCGAAAGCTCCGCACTCCATTCATGAAACGGTGTTTGAAAATGATGGCGATCCGATTACATTGCTGGATCAAATAGCAGAGGAAGATACAAACTGGTTTGACAAACTGACGTTACAGGAGGCAATAAGGGGGCTCAATGAGCGTGAGCGGTTGATTGTATATTTGCGTTATTATAAAGATAGAACGCAATCGGAAGTAGCGGAAAGGCTCGGTATTTCACAAGTGCAGGTTTCAAGACTCGAGAAGAAAATACTGTACGAAATGAAAGTTAATATGAATCAATGA